The Deltaproteobacteria bacterium genome includes the window ATCCTCCTCAAGGAACTCATTGTGACCATGGGAGATATTTCCGACCAGGCCGACCGGGTATCCAAGAGGGTCAACATCATCAGCATGAAGAGAATCGTGTAATGGTCCCTTTGCTCGGCGGCATCTTCCTCGGCTGGTCCCTGGGGGCGAATGACGCCTCCAACGTTTTCGGCGTGGCCGTATCCTCCCGCATGGTGAAGTTTTGGACCGCAGCCTTGCTGGGGGCCGGCTTTGTTCTGCTCGGTGCGCTCCTGGAGGGCGGGGCCGGGATCGAGACACTCAAAAACCTGACACCGATGGATCTCAACCAGGCGGTCGTATGTTCCGTGGGGGCTGCGGCTACGGTCAGCGTTATGACCCTGCTCGCCCTTCCTGTGTCCACCTCTCAGGCCGTGGTGGGAGCCATTGTGGGTATCGGTCTGCTGAACGGGAAGATCGACCTCGGGGGACTCGGGAAGGTCGTTCTCTGCTGGCTTGGGACACCGCTGGGAGGCCTGATTTTCGCCCTGCTGGTGTACAGGCTGCTTGGGACCCTTTACAACAGGCTCCCCTTGAATCTCTTTCAAGTGGACCGGCTTCTTCGTATCGGCCTGATCCTGGCAGGTTCCTACGGGGCCTACACCCTCGGGGCCAACAACGTTGCCAACGTAACCGCGGTTTTTGTGGGCGCCGGCATGCTGGATGTCACCTCAGCGGCCCTTATCGGGGGGTTGAGCATCGGTCTGGGAATCGTGACCTTCAGCCGCGGGGTGATGGAGACGGTCGGGAAAAAGCTGGTCCGGGTGGATGCATTTTCCGCCCTGGTCGTGGTCCTTGCCGAGGCGATCACTGTCCATGTGTACACCTTTTTGGGGGTGCCGGTATCCACATCCCAGGCA containing:
- a CDS encoding anion permease yields the protein MVPLLGGIFLGWSLGANDASNVFGVAVSSRMVKFWTAALLGAGFVLLGALLEGGAGIETLKNLTPMDLNQAVVCSVGAAATVSVMTLLALPVSTSQAVVGAIVGIGLLNGKIDLGGLGKVVLCWLGTPLGGLIFALLVYRLLGTLYNRLPLNLFQVDRLLRIGLILAGSYGAYTLGANNVANVTAVFVGAGMLDVTSAALIGGLSIGLGIVTFSRGVMETVGKKLVRVDAFSALVVVLAEAITVHVYTFLGVPVSTSQAVIGAVLGVGMVKGIQSVSGKTLGEVLAAWFFTPAVSALMAVAIDFVVHLEYVPGK